Below is a window of Penaeus vannamei isolate JL-2024 chromosome 34, ASM4276789v1, whole genome shotgun sequence DNA.
CGTTTTTACTGTGAAAAcgtttaaatgataattaatatgataatgctaaggatcatgatgatgataataataataataataataataataataataataataataataataataataataacagtaataataatagtgataaaaataatgataatcatgataaaagaaaaaaaaatatgataagaacaacggcactaatgataatgataatatacaaatgctaatagtaatgtggataatgatggaaataacattGACAGGTAACCACAATGAGAGTGAAATTAACAATGTGTTTGAATATACAAACACTACGCTAAAAAGATTAATACTTTGTAAAACGAGGCATTTTGAAAAGTGAGTTAAATTGACATCTTGTGCTTTTGAAAGTATCTTGTGGCAGAAATTCAAATTCATTTCGGACCCATATTCAAAATTCAGATTCAGTTcaaacaaaattcaaaattcaaaattcagaTTCAGTTCAAACAAAATTCTAAATTCAGATttagttagaaaaaaaatcaaaaatcaaaattcaaaattcagaTTCAGTTAGAAAaacaaattcaaaattcaaaattcagattcagttcaaaattcaaaattcagaTTCAGTTAGaaaaaacaaattcaaaattcaaaattcagaTTCAGTTAGAAAAACAAATTCAAAATTCAGTTCGACTCGATTTGAAAAAATCGAATCGAACCGAAATTCAGAATTCAAATTGCGAGCCAAtcatcttcctcgtctcctcaccTGTGGCCGTCGTTATGGTTGCAGTGTAGGTCGCAGGTCTCGCCACGGTCATGCTCCTGCCGACCTGGAGGTGCCCCTGGCCCGCGAAGATCCCCTTGACGTAGCCGTGCACGTGGGGCTTCGACTTCTGCAGCATCACCGTGTGGGTCACCGTGGGCTTGGACGCCGGCACCGTGACCGTGTGGGGCTGGTGCAGCATGATCACTTGGGTTTCGTCTTTGCCGAAGAGCGACGAGACCTGGCTGTCGAACTTGTCCTTGATTCCCTTCCCCACGCTGTAGATGCCGCTGAAGGTGTCCTTGATCGACTGGATGCCCTTGTTGAGCACGTGGCCGGGGGACTCGACGACCATCACCTCGGACGTGGTCGGCTTGCCCCCCGACCCCGCGCTCGGCACCTCCTGGATCACGATCTGGGACGAGGCCGCGCCCCCGGAGCCGTGGCCGGGCTTCATCAGGTACACCACGTGCTCCCCGCCGCTGCTCGCGCTGACCTCGCCCTCCCCGAAGATGTCCCAGCCCCAGTCCGCCTCGTGCGACCCCATGGTGACGGTCACGGGCTCCAGCGTGTGGGGCTCCTGGATGAACACGTGGGAAGGGGTCATGTACGCCGATAGGGTCGTGTGCACCAGAATATGTGACGACGTCGCGAAGTCTTGCATGACTGTTTCCGTGACGGTGACGGCGACAGGGTGAGCAACCGTGACGTAGTGTGTGACAGGTTTTGTAATGACGATCGGTTGATCGCCCTGGCCGATGCCGCCGCCGGTTCCGATGATGATGGGCTGCACGAAGGGCGGCTGGTGGTAGAAGGGCACGTGGTGGTGGTGGCCGTGGCCATCCAGGTGGCCGCCGGTCGAGAGGTGGCTGTTGATGACGATGCCGGTGGGGTCTTCCTTCTCCGGCTCCTTCCCCTTGTACCACGCCTTGAGCTTCTCCATGAGCCTCCCCTTGCGGTCAGTCTCGCTCCCGGACCCCGCAGCCACGGCCACGCTCTCGTTCGCTGCCTTGGCCCCCGCGGGCGTTGCGATGGCTAACGGAGCCACGGGCGGGCCGACGGGTTTGGCCGCTGCCGCCTTCCTCTCCGCCCCTGAGGAAGAAGATGCCGTTCAGAAGATGCGGATGATGGCGGTTTAAGACTAAGGAGGAAATTATACTGATAACGAGTGATGGAAAGGATAAATATAAGGAATAACGATGGTAACAGTTGCTTTCTTGTAACTATATAAtagagatagtaatgatgatgataataataggtttTACCAATATTATACTGTTGCAAGTAAGGCTATTATCAGCtattatcccccttctccttgttATCATGAAAGTTTAAGAAAACAATAGCTTCAAATTAGAAGCGGCTAAATGTTGAGATACGAAGCCAACGttgttatataatataaaagGTATCTTCACACtcacattatcatcttttttgagAACAAACGGAACATATTTTTCTTGATGTTTGTGAAAGAAATTATCAAATGGCTTAAGAATTCTAGAAATCTTATAGTGATACCATGTCAGTTGTTTTACTCACATCGTAACTGTTGATATGAAAATGATTCATTATTCCCGGTCACAAATCACGCCATTGGAGAGGGCAAGACAACCCAAGCCCCAAGTTCCTCAaagtatctccctcctcccctatggAGAAAACTCCGACGAAACCCGAGCTGAGCGCCCAGCCGCCCAGTCGCTTTCTAATAATGGAACCAGTTCATTTTGAG
It encodes the following:
- the LOC113807176 gene encoding uncharacterized protein — translated: MGERWHHSRCSAALLLIAVVLALAVVASESHQRSVSRPLEELHLKERPLATHYHRVDPHSFSYRSERSVGPAIPSAQEERQQATPPGAERKAAAAKPVGPPVAPLAIATPAGAKAANESVAVAAGSGSETDRKGRLMEKLKAWYKGKEPEKEDPTGIVINSHLSTGGHLDGHGHHHHVPFYHQPPFVQPIIIGTGGGIGQGDQPIVITKPVTHYVTVAHPVAVTVTETVMQDFATSSHILVHTTLSAYMTPSHVFIQEPHTLEPVTVTMGSHEADWGWDIFGEGEVSASSGGEHVVYLMKPGHGSGGAASSQIVIQEVPSAGSGGKPTTSEVMVVESPGHVLNKGIQSIKDTFSGIYSVGKGIKDKFDSQVSSLFGKDETQVIMLHQPHTVTVPASKPTVTHTVMLQKSKPHVHGYVKGIFAGQGHLQVGRSMTVARPATYTATITTATVKTPGCTHCM